Proteins from one Tautonia rosea genomic window:
- a CDS encoding DUF4340 domain-containing protein has translation MNETAKTLAFAGVALVTLAAASLATWLPDWRGPGAGFDDQGDPFFPSFAEAVEADPLAAQVLEVVSYDEDTAEVRPFQVEFRDGDWTIPSHHDYPADAQDRMARLAAQVADLTKGAIRSDRTSDHEELGVIDPMDEKITTLKGRGTRITLRGTPGGEAMADLILGRPVPDREGLRYVRIPGKNRVYAAEVDLDLTTRFADWIDTDLLNASAPQTRLISYDTRKVNPDERTNDGAFVVRPGDPLVIDRDNANEWIIEGLGPDQEVDSSKVGDLIRAVDSLKIVGVRPLPSARNAILRSLVSKGFYPTQQGDLLSNEGSLTLANDEGIVTTLRFGEITLATGDELTAGVGEDQDASAEAEAEPDDASTDAESSESGQTEGRYLIVSVAFDETYLASDDDDADASGTLPDDVFARAPDDPVRQEAEAKLAADAQRKEEARQRRINESKEKVAELNRQFANWYFVVPGDDFRKIALDRDAFLKAAGTPDASDAAAPPPSFGPGGFNPGGGLPPGLNLPGLGGPQG, from the coding sequence ATGAACGAAACCGCCAAGACGCTCGCATTCGCCGGTGTCGCCCTGGTGACGCTGGCCGCCGCCTCGCTGGCCACCTGGCTCCCCGACTGGCGAGGCCCGGGGGCCGGGTTCGACGACCAGGGGGACCCTTTCTTCCCCTCGTTCGCCGAGGCCGTCGAGGCCGACCCGCTCGCCGCTCAGGTCCTCGAGGTCGTCTCCTACGACGAGGACACCGCCGAGGTCCGCCCCTTCCAGGTCGAATTCCGCGATGGCGACTGGACGATCCCCTCGCACCACGACTACCCGGCCGACGCCCAGGACCGCATGGCCCGCCTCGCCGCCCAGGTGGCCGACCTGACCAAGGGGGCCATCCGCTCCGACCGCACCAGCGATCACGAAGAACTCGGCGTCATCGACCCAATGGACGAGAAAATCACCACCCTCAAGGGCCGAGGCACCCGCATCACCCTCCGCGGCACTCCCGGTGGCGAGGCGATGGCCGACCTCATCCTCGGCCGACCCGTACCCGACCGCGAAGGGCTCCGTTACGTCCGCATCCCCGGCAAGAATCGGGTGTATGCGGCCGAGGTCGACCTCGACCTGACCACCCGCTTCGCCGATTGGATCGACACCGACTTACTGAACGCTTCCGCTCCCCAGACCCGCCTGATCTCCTACGACACCCGCAAGGTCAACCCTGACGAACGTACCAACGACGGCGCCTTCGTCGTCCGTCCCGGCGATCCGCTCGTCATCGACCGAGACAACGCCAACGAGTGGATCATCGAGGGCCTCGGGCCCGACCAGGAGGTCGATTCCAGCAAGGTCGGCGACCTGATCCGGGCGGTCGACTCCCTGAAGATCGTCGGCGTTCGCCCCTTGCCCAGCGCCCGCAACGCCATTCTCCGATCCCTCGTCAGCAAGGGGTTCTACCCGACCCAGCAAGGCGATCTGCTCTCGAATGAAGGGAGCCTGACCCTGGCCAACGACGAAGGGATCGTCACGACCCTCCGCTTCGGCGAGATCACCCTCGCCACCGGCGACGAGCTGACCGCCGGCGTCGGTGAGGATCAGGACGCCTCGGCCGAGGCTGAGGCCGAGCCCGACGACGCATCCACAGATGCCGAATCCTCCGAATCCGGCCAGACCGAAGGTCGCTACCTCATCGTCTCCGTCGCCTTCGATGAGACCTACCTCGCCAGCGACGACGACGACGCAGACGCCTCCGGCACCCTCCCCGACGACGTCTTTGCCCGAGCCCCCGACGACCCCGTCCGACAGGAGGCCGAGGCCAAGCTCGCCGCCGACGCCCAACGCAAGGAGGAGGCCCGCCAGCGCCGGATCAACGAAAGCAAGGAGAAGGTCGCCGAGCTGAACCGCCAGTTCGCCAACTGGTACTTCGTCGTCCCCGGCGACGACTTTCGCAAGATCGCCCTTGATCGCGACGCCTTCCTCAAGGCCGCCGGCACGCCCGACGCCTCCGACGCCGCCGCTCCCCCTCCCTCCTTCGGGCCCGGCGGCTTCAACCCCGGCGGCGGCCTCCCCCCCGGCCTGAACCTCCCCGGCCTCGGCGGCCCGCAGGGTTGA
- the uvrA gene encoding excinuclease ABC subunit UvrA: protein MTPPFVSSDARTDRVMQLRGVRVHNLKGVDLDLPRNELIVFTGVSGSGKSSLAFDTLYAEGQRRYVETFSPYARQFLETLDTPEADRIEGLPPAIAVSQRQGKRSSRSTVGSVTEVHDYLAILYARLGQVNCMHCGLEVRPADTGSVVAAIEGLPEGTRYQIGFPLEIRPDTDRTALAALLREDGFLRVRVGDRVETIEDGPIPDPVGEASVDVIVDRLVRGREDSGRRGDSIETAFDRGLGRCRVIAEEEVRTFYRGWRCAGCGTDHLAPEPRLFRPNSPIGACPSCQGFGRVIDLDLDRIVPDRSKSIEAGAIAPWTTPNYREHLDNLVRVAPTLGIPTDRPFKFLEPEQIRLILEGAPRNGFAGLRRFFDALERKTYKMHIRVFLSRWRGYRPCPDCGGARLRPEALAVKVAGLDIASLSALPIGEARAVIDAFASTEGMARSIARRAIDPVRARLGYLGRIGLDYLTLDRQARTLSGGETRRVALTRALGSGLVNTLYVLDEPSIGLHPSDIDRLVSTLVDLRDRGNAVVVVEHDEAIMRSANRIVDVGPGAGAMGGRILYNGPPDGLANAPESATGAFLARRRRVVPPARRRAPTKEKTLTLRGATGNNLKDLDVSFPLGLICVVTGVSGSGKSTLVDRTLYPALVRRLKGEHEPGEPFRELLGTGSIDDVILVDQSPIGRSARSNPATYVKAFDEIRKTFAATHEAKLRNYGPSRFSFNVPGGRCEACEGNGHQIIDMQFLSDVMVRCPECHGTRYRSETLEVTYRGKSIAEVLDLTVREAFAFFKNRPKVQAKLRPLMGVGLDYLRLGQPASTLSGGEAQRLKLASFLPTSAASAATRSALPSSLLLLDEPTTGLHPSDVLTLIDCLNTLADLGHSLILVEHNPELMLCADWIIDLGPGAGDAGGRIVAEGPPETIAQTDTPTGRVLAAALSIGAHE, encoded by the coding sequence ATGACTCCACCGTTCGTCTCCTCCGACGCCCGAACCGATCGCGTCATGCAATTGCGAGGGGTCCGGGTCCACAACCTCAAAGGAGTGGACCTCGACCTGCCTCGAAACGAGCTGATCGTCTTCACGGGCGTCAGCGGGTCGGGGAAGAGTTCGCTCGCATTTGACACCCTTTACGCAGAAGGCCAGCGGCGCTACGTTGAGACCTTCTCCCCCTACGCTCGGCAGTTCCTGGAAACGCTCGACACGCCCGAGGCCGACCGGATTGAGGGGCTGCCCCCCGCGATTGCCGTCTCGCAACGCCAGGGGAAGCGATCGAGCCGGAGTACGGTCGGCTCCGTCACCGAGGTGCATGACTATCTGGCGATCCTTTACGCGAGGCTCGGCCAGGTCAACTGCATGCACTGCGGACTGGAGGTCCGACCAGCCGACACGGGCTCGGTGGTCGCCGCCATCGAAGGGTTGCCCGAGGGGACTCGCTACCAGATCGGCTTCCCGCTGGAGATCCGACCGGACACCGACCGAACCGCCCTGGCCGCCTTGCTGCGAGAGGACGGCTTCCTGCGCGTCCGGGTCGGCGATCGGGTCGAGACGATCGAGGACGGTCCCATCCCCGATCCGGTCGGCGAGGCTTCGGTCGATGTGATCGTCGATCGGCTCGTCCGAGGGCGCGAAGACTCGGGACGACGGGGAGACTCGATCGAAACGGCCTTCGATCGTGGCCTCGGCCGTTGCCGGGTGATCGCCGAGGAGGAGGTTCGGACCTTCTACCGCGGCTGGCGATGCGCTGGGTGCGGCACTGATCACCTGGCCCCCGAGCCTCGTCTGTTCCGCCCGAACAGCCCGATCGGTGCCTGCCCGTCCTGCCAGGGATTCGGCCGGGTGATCGACCTCGACCTCGATCGGATCGTCCCCGACCGATCGAAGTCGATCGAGGCCGGGGCGATCGCTCCCTGGACGACGCCGAACTACCGGGAACATCTGGACAACCTTGTGCGCGTTGCTCCCACGCTGGGGATCCCCACCGACCGGCCGTTCAAGTTCCTGGAACCGGAGCAGATCCGCTTGATCCTCGAAGGAGCACCCAGGAACGGGTTTGCCGGGCTTCGCCGCTTCTTCGACGCCCTGGAGCGGAAGACGTACAAGATGCATATTCGCGTCTTCCTGAGTCGATGGCGAGGCTACCGCCCCTGCCCCGATTGCGGCGGGGCTCGCCTTCGGCCCGAGGCCCTGGCGGTGAAGGTCGCTGGCCTCGACATCGCAAGCCTCTCGGCTCTGCCGATCGGCGAGGCCCGAGCCGTGATCGACGCCTTCGCCTCGACCGAAGGCATGGCCAGGTCGATCGCCCGACGCGCGATCGACCCGGTTCGGGCAAGGCTCGGCTATCTCGGACGCATCGGCCTCGACTACCTGACGCTTGACCGCCAGGCCCGAACGCTCTCGGGAGGAGAGACGCGACGGGTTGCCCTGACAAGGGCGCTCGGATCGGGACTCGTCAATACCTTGTACGTTCTCGATGAGCCTTCGATCGGCTTGCACCCGAGCGACATCGACCGGCTCGTCTCGACCCTGGTCGATCTTCGCGACCGAGGGAATGCCGTCGTCGTGGTTGAACATGACGAAGCGATCATGCGATCTGCCAACCGAATCGTTGATGTCGGACCCGGCGCGGGAGCGATGGGAGGCCGCATCCTGTACAACGGCCCTCCCGATGGCCTGGCCAACGCTCCCGAGTCGGCCACGGGTGCATTTCTGGCCCGGCGTCGCCGGGTCGTGCCACCTGCCCGGCGTCGAGCACCGACCAAGGAGAAGACCCTGACCCTCCGAGGAGCGACAGGAAACAATCTCAAAGATCTTGATGTCTCGTTTCCGCTGGGTCTGATCTGTGTCGTGACGGGGGTGAGCGGATCGGGCAAGAGCACGCTGGTCGATCGCACCCTTTACCCTGCCCTGGTCCGCCGCCTGAAGGGAGAGCACGAGCCGGGGGAACCGTTCCGCGAGCTGCTCGGCACCGGGTCGATCGACGACGTGATCCTCGTCGATCAATCGCCGATCGGCCGGTCGGCCCGATCGAATCCGGCGACGTATGTGAAGGCGTTCGACGAGATCCGCAAGACCTTTGCCGCCACCCACGAGGCCAAGTTGCGGAACTACGGCCCCAGCCGGTTCAGCTTCAACGTGCCCGGAGGCCGATGCGAGGCGTGCGAGGGGAACGGCCACCAGATCATCGACATGCAGTTTCTCTCCGATGTAATGGTTCGCTGTCCCGAGTGCCACGGCACTCGGTACCGGTCAGAAACGCTGGAAGTGACTTACCGGGGCAAGTCGATCGCCGAGGTGCTGGACCTGACCGTCCGCGAAGCGTTCGCTTTCTTCAAGAACCGGCCCAAGGTCCAGGCAAAACTGCGACCGTTGATGGGAGTCGGGCTCGACTACCTCCGGCTCGGTCAGCCGGCCTCGACCCTCTCCGGCGGCGAGGCCCAGCGCTTGAAGCTCGCGTCGTTCCTGCCGACCTCGGCCGCCTCGGCCGCGACCCGGTCGGCCCTGCCGTCGTCCCTCTTGCTGCTGGATGAGCCGACGACGGGCCTGCATCCCTCGGATGTCTTGACGTTGATCGACTGCCTCAACACCCTGGCCGATCTCGGGCATTCCCTGATCCTCGTCGAGCATAACCCCGAGCTGATGCTTTGTGCCGACTGGATCATCGACCTCGGCCCCGGCGCGGGAGACGCCGGCGGCCGGATTGTCGCCGAGGGGCCTCCCGAGACGATCGCCCAGACCGACACCCCCA